In the genome of Daucus carota subsp. sativus chromosome 9, DH1 v3.0, whole genome shotgun sequence, the window CTCTCCTCTCACTTAGTTATCACTGGACTGGATAACTAGGTTCTAGTATTTTCAGTATTTCTGTTTTGCTAGGCTACAATTTCCCCAATAAAATCTTCCTGACAGGTGGTCcttgttattttgttttattatcaTCTTCAAATGCTTTACTCACCAGAGAAAAGCTGCTTCTTGATTTTATCTATACTGTATCATATACACATACTTCTCTGCTCCTAGGCCCTTCCATTATTAGATGGTATATTTGTGTACATATATTCTGCATGCCCTTTGTTGATACCGCTTGTTTTTTAATCTTTCTTGGTGTTTTCGCTTTGTTTGCTCAGTTAGTTATTTTGTTCGGTTAGGCCTGTTCTGAGTTTTGAGTTTAGGATAAAGGTTGGATCTTGTTTTAAGGTTCTCAACCTTTTTCGTGTTGTTTTCGATGTCTCCAACAAATTTTCCTCTGAGGTGGGAAACTACAGGACATCAGTGGTGGTATGCATCTCCCATTGATTGGGCAGCTGCAAATGGGCATTATGAATTGGTTAGGGAGCTTCTGTATGATGACCCTAACCTCCTCTTTAAACTCACCTCTCTTCGGAGAATTCACCGTCTTGAAACCATGTGGGATGATGAACTGGAGTTTGATGATGTTGCCAAAAATAGGTCCCGGGTTGCTCAGAAACTGCTTCTGGAATGTGAAAACCGGAGAAGTACTTTGATTGGATCTGGATATGGAGGTTGGCTTCTCTACACTGCTGCCTCAGCTGGGGATCtcgattttgttaaaaaaatgttggagAAGGACCCGCTGATCGTATTCGGGGAAGGAGAGTATGGCGTCACTGATATTTTTTATGCTGCAGCCAGGAGTAAGAGTTCTGAGGTTTTCAGGTTACTGATTGAGTTCTCTGGCTTTTGGGGACCTCTCAAGGATGATGGAGGAAAAAAAGAGAGGAAAAAGACGGAGGTTTCTTCTGTTTTCAAGTCTGAGATGACAAACAGGGTAGTTCATGCTGCAGCAAGAGGAGGGAATTTGGAGATTTTAAAGGAATTTCTCAAGGACTGTTCGGATATTCTGGTTTATAGAGATTCTCAGGATTCAACATTGTTGCATACAGCCTCCGGTAGGGGGCAAATCGAGGTGAATTTCTTTGTACACTGGTGCTTTAGCCTTGAAGTAGCATGTTTATAGTAAGTACTTGATTTTTACCTGTGTTTGACATAATTTTGGTTTCTAACTTGTTTCATTTCACAGATAGTCAAGTACTTGATTTCATCGTATGACATCATCAGCTCGAAAGATAAACATGGAAACACAGCTCTGCATGTGGCTGCTTACAGGGGTTACTTGGCTGTGATAGAGGTTTTAATTTCTACGTTTCCATCATCAGCCTCTGCAACAAACAATTATGGAGACACTTTGCTTCATATGGCTGTAGCTAGTTTTCGTACTCCAGGCTTCAGGAGACAGGACAGACAAATAGATTTCATGAAGCAGTTGGTGCATGGAAACATAGTGAATATGcaaaaatttattaatgtcCAGAATAATGAAGGAAAAACAGCACTTCACATGGCTATAACCGAGAACATCCACACAGATCTGGTGGAACTTCTGATGAAAATCCCGGAGATCAGTTTCAATGTCCGTGATGCTGGTGG includes:
- the LOC108202953 gene encoding uncharacterized protein LOC108202953, which produces MSPTNFPLRWETTGHQWWYASPIDWAAANGHYELVRELLYDDPNLLFKLTSLRRIHRLETMWDDELEFDDVAKNRSRVAQKLLLECENRRSTLIGSGYGGWLLYTAASAGDLDFVKKMLEKDPLIVFGEGEYGVTDIFYAAARSKSSEVFRLLIEFSGFWGPLKDDGGKKERKKTEVSSVFKSEMTNRVVHAAARGGNLEILKEFLKDCSDILVYRDSQDSTLLHTASGRGQIEIVKYLISSYDIISSKDKHGNTALHVAAYRGYLAVIEVLISTFPSSASATNNYGDTLLHMAVASFRTPGFRRQDRQIDFMKQLVHGNIVNMQKFINVQNNEGKTALHMAITENIHTDLVELLMKIPEISFNVRDAGGRTPLDLIRQQQQLPSSETLRKYLYSGRISKFEDYMIRRMLVSHIKMHSIRGSPGSSFRVVDAEIMHLRDAENAGATKCGHIEDASDVLITRHDSIKNPKLLDSKRFGSVNQAAKRLKVLLQWPMRKNKNVDDSISLDEDTDSLQSYDANKAFKYNSQISLRQRFSKQSSLPNNKRVMVPWLGDFPNASTKTKFNQGLGQGVLKMTPQFDAESPSSPSSESSESSHNSTFAQKGGDIVHETIGPSSSSVSVL